In one Thermococcus sp. 2319x1 genomic region, the following are encoded:
- the thpR gene encoding RNA 2',3'-cyclic phosphodiesterase, with the protein MRAFIAIDINDEVRQKLIEAQEKIEKTKSAKIKFVEPENLHLTLKFLGEITEEQAEDIKKLLEGIAKKHKKHRVKVKGIGVFPNYNYVRVIWAGVENDGEIRKMAKEIDNALFKLGFKREEDFVSHITIGRVKFVKDKVELMLALKELSNEEFGEFEVGAIELKKSTLTPKGPIYETLARFELKD; encoded by the coding sequence ATGAGGGCGTTCATAGCGATTGATATTAACGACGAAGTTAGACAAAAACTCATAGAGGCGCAGGAGAAAATCGAAAAAACAAAATCTGCAAAAATCAAATTTGTTGAGCCGGAAAACCTCCATCTTACTCTAAAGTTTTTGGGAGAGATAACCGAGGAGCAGGCAGAGGATATCAAAAAACTCTTAGAAGGAATAGCCAAAAAGCACAAGAAGCACAGGGTAAAAGTTAAGGGCATAGGAGTGTTCCCGAACTACAACTACGTCAGAGTTATCTGGGCTGGAGTGGAGAACGATGGAGAGATAAGGAAAATGGCAAAGGAAATAGACAACGCTCTTTTCAAACTTGGCTTTAAGCGAGAGGAGGACTTTGTTTCCCACATAACAATAGGAAGGGTAAAATTCGTGAAGGACAAGGTTGAGCTCATGCTGGCATTGAAGGAACTTTCTAACGAAGAGTTCGGCGAGTTTGAGGTAGGTGCAATAGAGCTCAAGAAGAGCACCTTAACACCAAAGGGGCCCATTTATGAAACCCTCGCAAGATTTGAGCTGAAGGATTAG
- a CDS encoding phosphoribosyltransferase: protein MDKVYLTWWQVDRAIFSLADSLRGYKPDVIVGVSRGGLIPAVRLSHILGDVEFKVIDVKFYKGIDERGEKPTITIPLHGDLKGKKVVVVDDVSDTGKTLQVVIEEVKKKGAKDIKVACLAMKPWTSVVPDFYVFRTDKWIVFPWEEFPVVVRE, encoded by the coding sequence ATGGACAAGGTCTATCTCACGTGGTGGCAGGTTGATAGGGCGATCTTCTCACTTGCTGATAGTTTAAGAGGATACAAGCCTGATGTTATCGTTGGAGTCTCGAGGGGTGGACTTATCCCGGCGGTAAGGCTCAGTCACATTTTAGGAGATGTTGAGTTCAAGGTAATCGACGTAAAGTTCTACAAGGGTATTGACGAAAGGGGAGAAAAGCCCACGATAACGATCCCGCTCCACGGGGACTTAAAAGGAAAGAAAGTCGTAGTAGTGGATGATGTCAGCGATACAGGAAAGACTCTGCAGGTTGTTATCGAGGAAGTAAAGAAGAAAGGTGCAAAAGATATCAAAGTGGCATGCTTGGCAATGAAGCCGTGGACTTCAGTTGTGCCTGATTTTTACGTTTTCAGAACAGACAAGTGGATAGTTTTCCCATGGGAAGAGTTCCCAGTGGTGGTTAGAGAATGA